GGACGACCTGCACGAGACCCAAGCCAGCCGCTGCTTGACGCTTCAGGCAAACCCTGAGCGTATCTGTGGCCTCACCGCCTTCCATTGGTGGCCGCAACTCGCATGATAGCACTGCTATTTAACAGGATTTGGTATAAGACCCCACAAGGACAAGCCACCTCGCCTGTTTCTTAGGACGGAATCTAGTGGAGGGACGGGGTTCAACCCGTCTGTTGGCATGCGCGAGCCTATCCACAGGCTAAGTTGAGCATAAACTAGCACATGCCCAAAAATCAGTCAAGCATAGACAACGGGGCGAAAGGCCTCACCAAGGGCAAGCGTGGAAACACCGGCATTCATGCGTCAGAAGGAAGCGCCGTGAAGTTTAAACCGCTCTTTCAAAACGGCGCAGCACTACTCCCGCACAATCTCCCCGGTGCCTTCAATGGCTGGATCGCGCGCATATTCTGGATAGGCGATGTCCCAGATAATGCCAGCCTCGATTCGTGCCTCCCAGCGTCTGAGCGCATCCAGCACCACCTTGCGCTGAAGGTCTTTTTGGAACGGCCCGCCCGTACAATCTCCCAACGTAAAGCCCACCGGATGGATGGCGCGCGGTGGCCCCATCTGCCTCGAAGCTTCCGGCACAAGGGTGATGAGAACCGTTGGAATAGCGAGCATCTCTAACTCACGTTGAATCGCTACGACCGTGCGATGGCAGAGCGGTCAGCCAGCGGTGAGCAAGACCGCATCAGCCGAGGAACGCTCGATGAGACGGGCCATCTCTGGCGCGGCGCGCTCGTAGAGGTCTTTGAGTAGCTGGCTATACCCCATAAAGCCCAGGTGCCGGTTACTGATCCCTTTAATCACACCCTCGGCAGCCAGTTCGCGCAGGCGATCAATCGGAAAGACGCAGTTGATGTCCTGGTCGGCGTGGCGGTGATCGTAATGCTCATGTGTGACCATGAGATCGCCACTTTCCACATCGCCAGGTAGCTCGCGCCAGGTATTATCGCCTTCAAGTTTATATGGCTCCTGGCTGCGCAAATGGATACCTGCTGTGCTGACCAGAGCAAAGGTGCTGGCGCTTAACTCAAGCCTGCGTGGAGTATAGGGAATACAGCGGCGCGACATTGCCATAACGGATCACCTGAAAACAACGAGCGGACAGATATGCTGTCCGCTCCTGATCTGCTGCTCACTAATTAGAGCTTACGCAGCACGTCAAAAAGCTCTTCGTTGTCTGGCGCTTCAACGATGGGGCGATGAACATGAATCCAGCGAATCTTGCCCTCTTTGTCAACCACAAAAAGTGCTCGCTCTGCCATGCCAAACTCGTGCATTACTCCGTACTGCTGGGCAACGGCAGCATGCGGGTAGAAATCCGAGAGCAGGGGATAGGTCATCTGGTACTGCTTCGCCCAGGCATTCAGCGCGTGGCGGGCATCGGCACTCACGCCAATCACCTGGGTATCGTAGCTGTTAAAGCGCGCTAACTCCGCTTCATACGAAGGCATCTGCGCCGAGCAGGTACCGCTGAAAGCAAACGGGAAGAACGCCAGCACCACATTCTTTTTGCCACGAAAATCGCTCAGGGTCACTTTTTCACCACTGGCGCTCGTCAGCGTAAAATCTGGAGCCAGATCGCCAACCTTCAACGTCGGCGTCTCGGCAAGGCTTGGGGAACTCATACAGAACCTCCGTGATAGCCGCATCCTGCAAGCGGATGCCAGTACTCAAAATCAGAAAGCAGACCCATTTCCCACCCAGGCGCGCATGGCATTAACAGTGCGCCCTATGGCTCATCCTTCAGAAATTGTAACATTGCCAGATAAACAAAGTCAAAAAAGGCTGGCTCCCCCTGGGCTATCTGCCTGCGGCTCTGGCGTTGGTATTCATTGACAGAGCAAGTTCTTTGCGCTAGGCTGAGCAAGGTTTTTGTACCAGAGCAGCGTATGTCTTTCTTGCGGAAGCAGCGCCTTGCAGCGCATACTAGAAGCAAGCAATTTCAGCAATCAGAGAGTCATGGGGCAGTTTTTTCAGAATCCGAGCATGAGCCAGAGTCGCGGGCGCCTGCGCACGCTCATGCTCGCCTTTTGTGGCACAGGCTCACTGGGCATCTTTTTGCTTCTCACCCTCAGCTATCCTCTGGAAAAGGACATTCGCTTCCCGCTGGCCGACATCGGCTCGCTGAGCCATTATGCGCCAGGAGTTGCTACCCTGTTTGGCCTCTTCATGCTCCTGCTGATCGCCTTTTACCTCAGCGCCTGCTGGATGATACGCCGCGCGGCCAGTTCCACCACGGGTCTCTCTGAGCGAGCGGCGCAAATGATTGTCATCTTCCCCATTCTGGCGATGCTCATACTCGCGCATCTCTATCCGATTACCTCACTTGACAGCATCAATCAGGCGATTCAGGTACGGGTGCTGACCGTCCATCACGCCAACCCCTTGATCATTCCAGCTTCCAACTTCTCAGACGACCCATTCACCACCTACGACGATGCCCAGAACCTTCCCTCGCCTTACGGCCCGCTCTGGGTCTTCCTCGGCTCCGGGCCTGCGCTGCTGGCGGGCAACAACCTGCTGGCGCTGGCGCTGCTGGAAAAAATGATGCCCATCCTGTTTGCCCTGGGCTGTCTCAGACTCATCTGGCTGATCGCCTCCAGAAGTGCACCGCATCGCCGCTGGCAGGCGTTGCTGCTCGTAGGCTGGAATCCGCTCCTGCTGTTAGAAACGGCTGGCAACGGTCACAACGACAGCATCCTGCTGTTCTTCGTGCTGCTTGCTTTCTACGCACTCATCGTCGGCCCACGCTGGCTTACCCTACCCGCGCTCGCCCTGGCTGCCCTGATCAATAGCCTCACGCTCATCTTCCTGCCGCTGTTCGTCGTCACTCTCTGGCGCAGTTCCCCGCAGGCGCGCCGGGCAATCACCCTGCCTGGCAGCGCCGCCCTCGCTGTGGCGCTGTTGAGTGCAGCCTTGCTGCCCTTTGGCGGCTCGGATGCCCTTGGCAGCCTCCTTCAGCCTGCCAACCATTATGCCACTTCCCTACCAGCCATGCTCTATGGTTTCTTACAGCCTTTCTATGACGAGCTTTTCGCCGATATGATTGTCAAAGCGTTGGCAGCCGGTTGCTTTGGAATCTGGTATCTGGTCATGCTCTTCCGCCTCGCGCGACGGACTACCCTCCCGCCGTCAAGCGATAAGAGCATAGCTCCTGCCGCGCTCATCACCGCCGGGTACGAAGTCACCTTCTGGTTCTTCGTCCTGGCCGCGCTCGGCTTTCACCCCTGGATGATTCTCTGGCTGGTCCCCTTTGCTGCCCTGGAGAGCAATTTGCTGCCCTGGGTACGCACAACAGTGCTGGCAGCCTGCGGATTGTTGGCCCCCGTTATCCTGATTTTCATCAGCAATGGCGCGTTAGTCACCGGAGCGATGGAGCCATTCACCATACAATTGATCGCTACCCTCGCGCTCTTTGGCCCGGCGCTGGTGGCGCGCTCGCTAGAAGCTATCTCCCAGCGGCGTCGTTTGCAGGTGGCCCTGGCCGCAAAAGACGCCGAACTGGCGCAGCTTCAGAGTCAGCTTCACCGCACAGGCGCTCTTGAGAGCCAGCGCACGCCAGAAAAGCGCCGCCTGAGTTAAAGAAAAGTTGACGATAGATTCTTTCCTCCCTTATACTACTACTTCGGGAACTACTTCAGAAGTAGCTCCCGAAGTAGTAGTTCCTCTGTAGCAGGTATATCTATAGGCGCAAACTGAAACAAACCACCTTACACGGATTGCTCCCAAATATGGCTATCTTTGGATAACGCCTGGATAGCGCCCCTGATAATCAATCTTTGCCGCTCACGTTATTTGCGAGAAAGGAGAAGCTGGCCGCTCACCCTCAGCCAACGGGCTGAGGATCATTGAAGCATCAGCGCCGCACATCGCGCCCTCTGTTCCGGCCAGCGCACCCAGATGGTTCAGACACCTAACCAGAAAGAAATTAACCTGCGCATCCCCGGACCCACACCCGTTCCGCCCGTTATTCTTCAAGCAATGGCCCGTCCGATGATTGACCATCGCGGCCCTGAGTTTGCCGACATTTTGACCCGCGTCACGGGTCGGCTCAAATATTTTTTCCAGACCAGTGCTGATATTCTGTGCTTCCCTTCCTCTGGCAGCGGCGCAATGGAAGCCGCCGTAGTCAACCTCTTCTCGCCAGGCGACGCGGTAGCGGCTATCACCATCGGCGCGTTTGGCAATCGTTTCGCCAAAATCGCCGAAACCTTTGGCGTCAACGTCACCCGCATTGACTTCCCCTGGGGGCAGGCCGCCGACGCGCAAACAGTGATGGAGCGGCTTGCAGGCATCGCTGGCCTGCGCGGCGTCATTATGACTCATAACGAGACTTCCACAGGCGTCACGAACGACATACAAACGCTCGCCGAAGCTATCCGCGCGCGCTATCCTGATACCCTTCTCGCCGTCGATGCCGTCAGTTCGCTGGGCTGCGTTGATCTGCGTATGGACGAGTGGAATCTGGATGTTGTCTTCACCGGCTCTCAGAAGGGTTGGATGGTTCCGCCTGGGCTGGCAATGATTGGCGTGAGCGAGCGCGCCTGGAAGGCGAACCAGCAGGCGCGCATGCCGCGCATGTATTGGGATTTTGCCTGGGCCAGACGCAGCCTGGAGAAAGGCCAGACACCCTACACGCCGCCTGTCTCGCTCTTTTTTGGCCTGGATGTCGCTCTGGAGATGATGCAGGCCGAGGGCCGCGAAGCCATCTTTGCCCGCCACCAGACTGTCGCCAATCTGACGCGCGCCCGTGCCAGAGAAATTGGCCTGGAATTGTTGGCCGATTCGGCATATGCCTCCAATACCGTCACAGCTATCAAAGCCCCAGCAGGCATCGAGGTCAAGGCGCTGCGCAAAGCCTTGCGTGAGCAAGATCGCTTGGTGATCGCTGGCGGCCAGGAGCAGCTAGAAGGCAAGATTGTACGTATCGGGCATCTAGGCTACGTCCACGAGCCTGAAATCAACGCCACTATGGATGCGCTAGCGCGGCAGCTAATCGCCCTTGGCTATCAGGTTCCATCGTCAGCCAGGCCGCGCTAGCGCAGGGGAGCTTCGTTCATGACACAACCGGAACAGACGCCAGGCCGCGTGCTGGTGGCTGATCGCATCGCGCAGGAGGGCATGGAATATCTGCGCAAGGCGCAGTTGCAGGTTGATGAGCGCATCGGCCTGAGTCCAGAACAGTTGATCGCCATTCTCGGCGAGTATACCGCGCTGGTCGTGCGCAGCGAAACCAAAGTCACTGCCCCCATTATCGCCGCTGGCAAACAGTTGCGCGTCATTGCACGGGCGGGCGTGGGCGTTGATAACATTGACCTTGAGGCAGCCACCAGCGCCGGTATCCTGGTGGTCAACTCGCCAACCGGCAATATCGTGGCGGCGGCTGAGCATGCCATTGCCATGCTTCTAGCGATGGCCCGCCACATTCCGGCGGCTCACACCGCCCTGAAAGAGGGCCGTTGGGAGCGCAGCCGCTACCTAGGCGTGGAGATTCGGCACAAAACGCTGGGCATTGTTGGTCTGGGCAAAGTTGGCGCGGAGGTCGCCCGGCGCGCCAAAGGGCTGGAGATGCGCATCATCGCTACCGACCCGTTTGCCTCGCCTGACCTGGCCCGCTCGCTTGGTGTCGAACTGCTCTCGATGGATGAACTGCTGGCTCAATCTGATTTCGTGACCATCCATTCCTCGCTGAACGCCTCAACCAGGGGGTTACTTGGCGCGCGTGAACTGGGGCTGCTGAAGCCCCAGGCGCGGATAGTCAACTGTGCGCGCGGCGGCATTATTGACGAGGCCGCCCTGCTGGCGGCGCTGAAAGAGGATCGCCTGGCAGGAGCGGCGCTGGATGTCTTCAGCAGCGAACCCCCAGGCAATGACCCGGTGCTGGCTGAACTGCTGGCGCATCCGCGTGTCATCGTCACACCGCATCTGGGCGCATCCACCGAAGAGGCGCAGGTGATGGTAGCCCTGGACGTGGCCGAGCAGGTCGTCTCTGTCCTCAATAGCGGCCCGGCGCGCGGCGCGGTCAATGCCCCGCTCATTTTGCCGGAAACTCTTCAAGCCATCCAGCCCTATATGGGGCTGGTCGAGAAAATGGGGCGGCTCTATACCCAGTTGCACCCAGGCCCGCTGCATTATGTGGAACTGGCGTGCAGTGGAGGAATTGCCTCGCTGGACCTGCGCCCGCTCAAAGTGGCTCTTATCAAGGGACTGCTTGAGTCTATCTCGGATGCGCACGTCAACATGGTCAACGCGCCCAGCATCGCCAAACAATGGGGGCTGGAAGTGACCGAGCGCACCAGCACCGCGCCCGAACACTACGCCAATCTGGTGACGCTGCGCGTGTATGATGGCAAAGAGCATTCTCTGGCAGGAACCATTACCTGGGACGAAGAGCGCATCGTGCGGGTGGACGGCTATGTAACAGATTTTGCGCCCTGTGGCTATATCCTGATTTGCCGCAACCTGGATCGTCCGGGGATGATTGGCCGCGTCGGAACCATTCTGGGCAATGCGAACGTCAATATCCGCGATATGGATGTCGGCCCCCAGGGTACTGACCGCGACGCCCGCCGCCCGCGCGGCCAGGCATTGATGGTCCTGTCGCTGGATGATGCCGTTCCCACCTGGGCGCTCGACCAGATTCGTGAGACACAGGATATTTCGGATATGACGATGGTCAAGCTCTAGCCGCCTAGAGCTTATCGCGGCGAACACGCCGACCAAACCACCACGAGAGCGCCAGCATCGGCGGCGCGAGCAGCGCCAGCGTGAAAAGAAGCGCCTGATGCTGACTCAACTGGAGATGGGACCAGATGGCTTGCAGGGGAAACCAGCACACGGCAACCGCCATCGGATACCCCAGCAAGCCTATGACCAGCAGACCTTGCCCTAGATTGCGAAGCTCCTCAAATACCATCATAGAAAACGGGCGGCGGTAGACAAAGAGCGGCGTCACGGGAAGCTTGCCGGTGGTTGGGGTAATAGCCGGCCAGTCTCCAGTCGAAACCTTCACACTGGGTATCTTGCTCTGCATTCGACTCACCGCTGCTTGCCTG
This genomic interval from Ktedonobacterales bacterium contains the following:
- a CDS encoding glycine/sarcosine/betaine reductase selenoprotein B family protein — translated: MAMSRRCIPYTPRRLELSASTFALVSTAGIHLRSQEPYKLEGDNTWRELPGDVESGDLMVTHEHYDHRHADQDINCVFPIDRLRELAAEGVIKGISNRHLGFMGYSQLLKDLYERAAPEMARLIERSSADAVLLTAG
- a CDS encoding alanine--glyoxylate aminotransferase family protein, whose translation is MVQTPNQKEINLRIPGPTPVPPVILQAMARPMIDHRGPEFADILTRVTGRLKYFFQTSADILCFPSSGSGAMEAAVVNLFSPGDAVAAITIGAFGNRFAKIAETFGVNVTRIDFPWGQAADAQTVMERLAGIAGLRGVIMTHNETSTGVTNDIQTLAEAIRARYPDTLLAVDAVSSLGCVDLRMDEWNLDVVFTGSQKGWMVPPGLAMIGVSERAWKANQQARMPRMYWDFAWARRSLEKGQTPYTPPVSLFFGLDVALEMMQAEGREAIFARHQTVANLTRARAREIGLELLADSAYASNTVTAIKAPAGIEVKALRKALREQDRLVIAGGQEQLEGKIVRIGHLGYVHEPEINATMDALARQLIALGYQVPSSARPR
- the serA gene encoding phosphoglycerate dehydrogenase, translating into MTQPEQTPGRVLVADRIAQEGMEYLRKAQLQVDERIGLSPEQLIAILGEYTALVVRSETKVTAPIIAAGKQLRVIARAGVGVDNIDLEAATSAGILVVNSPTGNIVAAAEHAIAMLLAMARHIPAAHTALKEGRWERSRYLGVEIRHKTLGIVGLGKVGAEVARRAKGLEMRIIATDPFASPDLARSLGVELLSMDELLAQSDFVTIHSSLNASTRGLLGARELGLLKPQARIVNCARGGIIDEAALLAALKEDRLAGAALDVFSSEPPGNDPVLAELLAHPRVIVTPHLGASTEEAQVMVALDVAEQVVSVLNSGPARGAVNAPLILPETLQAIQPYMGLVEKMGRLYTQLHPGPLHYVELACSGGIASLDLRPLKVALIKGLLESISDAHVNMVNAPSIAKQWGLEVTERTSTAPEHYANLVTLRVYDGKEHSLAGTITWDEERIVRVDGYVTDFAPCGYILICRNLDRPGMIGRVGTILGNANVNIRDMDVGPQGTDRDARRPRGQALMVLSLDDAVPTWALDQIRETQDISDMTMVKL
- a CDS encoding J domain-containing protein encodes the protein MSGIPSPDYYKILQVDPLAEEEVVEAAYRRLARKYHPDVYAGPDASERMRELNLAYSVIGNAAQRRVYDSTRQREAARQQLAAQAQQSMTRRTTTGRQRAVSAATPIPRPPEQDDEVAPRRSRQAAVSRMQSKIPSVKVSTGDWPAITPTTGKLPVTPLFVYRRPFSMMVFEELRNLGQGLLVIGLLGYPMAVAVCWFPLQAIWSHLQLSQHQALLFTLALLAPPMLALSWWFGRRVRRDKL